In Gouania willdenowi chromosome 24, fGouWil2.1, whole genome shotgun sequence, a single window of DNA contains:
- the mrps18a gene encoding large ribosomal subunit protein mL66 translates to MAARSVLRSVWTSFSGLRAGATGTNLSALQRINVPQLSAFTVQCRGIRQVLENQEGKITTIEGKILDVPPGPQPPNPAAKCPIYRWNLQNKYDYTDVLLLSQFIRSDGGMLSKNITGLCPEEHRKITVCVQMAHRAGLLPDHRPKLPEGFVPKKPKPQLNRYLTRWAVGSVKPIYKKGLKWCKKRMAVGHPILKNNVNYGVKPLYLKH, encoded by the exons ATGGCGGCCCGCAGTGTGCTCAGGTCTGTTTggacctcgttttctggactaAGAGCCGGAGCTACAGGCACCAACCTGAGCGCCTTACAGCGGATAAATGTCCCTCAGCTTTCTGCCTTCACCGTCCAGTGCAGAGGGATCCGTCAGG TGCTGGAGAATCAGGAGGGAAAAATAACAACT ATTGAGGGAAAAATCCTGGATGTTCCACCTGGACCACAGCCTCCAAATCCCGCAGCCAAGTGCCCAATCTACAGATGGAACCTACAGAACAAATACGATTATACA GATGTCCTGTTACTCAGTCAGTTCATCAGGTCCGATGGAGGGATGCTATCTAAGAACATTACTGGGCTCTGTCCAGAGGAGCATCGTAagatcactgtgtgtgtgcagatgGCTCATAGAGCAG GTCTGCTTCCAGACCATAGACCAAAGCTTCCTGAGGGTTTTGTCCCCAAGAAACCAAAGCCCCAACTGAACAG GTACTTGACTCGCTGGGCCGTTGGATCAGTGAAGCCAATCTACAAAAAGGGACTGAAGTGGTGCAAGAAGCGTATGGCCGTTGGTCACCCAATTCTTAAAAACAATGTGAACTATGGTGTTAAACCCCTGTACTTGAAACACTGA